The Chitinophagales bacterium sequence GTTTATGTTGAAAAATGGCAAAACTAATTTTGATACGAACAAAAATAAAATGATAATTAGTTAAAACGCTATTTTAACTTTATCATTTTCACATTCTATTTTAACTTTTTTCCCAAAAATTAAAGCTCTGTTGTCGGTAATGTGTCCCACAGGCACATCAAAAATAACAGGATAGCCAAATTCTTTGCTGTGTTCTAAAACAATTTCTTCGGCAGTTTTACCATAGGGAATTGTATTGTCATTCATAGCTGTCATTCCGCCTACTAAAAGTGCTTTTAATTTACTTAATTTTCCGGCTCTTTTTAATGCCATCATCATTCGGTCAATATGATATAAATATTCATCTAAATCTTCAATGAAAAGTATTTTATTATCGGTATTTATACCTGATTTAGTACCCAAAATACTGTACAAAATAGATAAATTTCCACCTACTATTATGCCTTCAGCACTACCTAAAATACTTTCTTTTCTTGTTTTAAAATTGATATGATATGTTTTGCCAAACAAGGCATTTTTTAAGGAATTTATGCTTTCCTCTGTATTATTTTCAAAATTTATAGGCATTGTGGCGTGCAATGTTTGATAACCCAAATAGGTATTAATGTGAGCGTGCAATATAGTAACATCACTATAACCCACAATCCATTTGGGATTCAAATTAAACAATGAGAAATCTAAAAAATCTAATATTCTTACTGTACCGTAGCCACCTCTGGCACAAATAATGGCTTTAATATTTTTGTTATCTAACATTTGCTGAAAATCTTTGGCTCTTTGCTGGTCTGTTCCAGCAAATTGATGATACGCTAAGCCAATAGTTTTCCCCAATGTTACTTTTAAACCCCAACTTTCAAAAAGCTTTATTGCATAGGCAATTTCATCTTTATTTATCTTTCTGGCAGTGCTAACTATGGCTATTTCATCGCCTGTTTTTAAGCTTGGAATTTTCTTTAGCATTAATTTATTTTAATTTCTTTCGCAATTTCGCTACAATATGTGCAATTTTGCAAGTCAAAGCAAAAAAATATATGAACAATCCGCAACGCTATACTATAACTGCTGCTCTTCCGTATGCTAATGGGCCATTGCATATAGGGCATATAGCCGGAGCTTATTTGCCTGCCGATATTTATGCACGTTATAAACGTTTGCAGGGAAATGATGTAGCGTTTATTTGTGGAACAGACGAGCATGGTGCCCCTATAACCATACGTGCCAAACAAGAAAATGCTTCGCCACAAGAAATAGTAGATAAGTATCATTATCAAATGAAAGAAAGCTTTGATAAATTAGGTATTTCTTTTGATATTTTCCATAGAACATCTGCTGAATTGCATCACAAAACAGCACAAGAGTTTTTTTTGGATTTATACAACAAAGGCTTTTTTGAAAAGAAAGAGACAGAGCAATTTTATGATGAAGAATTTAATCAATTTTTAGCCGATAGATATATAAAAGGAGAGTGCCCAAAATGTGGTAATAAAGAAGCTTATGGCGACCAATGTGAAAAATGTGGAAGCACTTTAAGCCCTATGGAGTTGATTAATCCAAAATCGGTATTAAGTGGTAAAAAACCTATTTTAAAAAAGACGGCACATTGGTATTTGCCATTAGATAAAGATGAAGAGTGGCTAAAAAAGTGGATTAATGAAGGGGTTTTAGACGGAGAAAAGCACCACAATCCTGAAGATTGGAAAAAAAATGTGATGGGGCAAGTAAATAGCTGGCTTAATGACGGTTTGCAACCACGAGCTATTACCCGCGATTTAGAATGGGGTGTAGATGTGCCGAAAGAAGTGCCGGGACATGAAAATAAGAAATTGTATGTGTGGTTAGATGCACCTATTGGCTATATTTCTGCTACTAAACAGCTGGCTTTAGAAGGAAAAATTGAAGATTGGAAACCCTATTGGCAGGATAAAAAAACCAATTTAATTCATTTTATAGGAAAAGACAATATAGTTTTTCATACCATTATATTTCCTTCCATATTAAAAGGGAAAGGAAATTATATTTTGCCTGTAAATGTACCGGGCAATGAATTTATGAATTTAGAAGGCGATAAAATTTCTACTTCAAGAAATTGGGCTATTTGGGTACACGAAATAGTAGATGAATTTCCGCAACTAATAGATGCTTTTAGATATGTAATTTGTGCCAATATTCCCGAAACAAAAGATTCAGAATTTACTTGGAATGATTTTCAAACAAGGGTAAATAGCGAGTTGGTAGCAGCTTTGGGCAATTTTGTAAACAGAATAATGGTGCTTAATAAAAAGTATTATGATGGCGTTTTGCCAAACGCAACTTTAAGTGCCGGAGTTAAAAATAATGTAGAAGAAGCCATAGGAAATATAAAAGCAGAAATAGAAGAAAAAATAGATGCTTTTAAATTTAGAGATGCTTTAGATGTGCTAATGAAATTAGCAAGAAATGCCAATAAGTTTTTGACAGATTACGAGCCGTGGAAACTAATTAAAACAGATGAGCAAACTACAAAAGAAGTAATGTATGCTTGTACACAAATTGTTGCAAATATGGGTATTCTTATGCAAGTATTTATGCCCGAAAGTGCAAAAAAGATATTTGACATGTTAAATATAAATGCTCCAAAATGGGATAAACTCGGCAGTTTAAATATAGTAGATGGAGGACATCAATTAAATGAAAATCAGTTACTTTTTGAAAAAATTGACGATGAATTTGTAGTTGCACAAATAGAAAAACTACACCAATCTAAAAAAACAAATAAAAAATACGCACCAGTGAAAGATACTATACAATTTGATGATTTTAGTAAGTTAGATATACGTTTAGGCACCATAATTGAAGCCGAAAAAATAAAAAAAGCAGATAGATTGCTTAAACTTACGGTAGATTTAGGTTTTGAAACCAGAACGATAGTTTCGGGTATAGCCGAGCATTTTACACCGGAAGATGTAGTGGGCAAACAAGTGCAAGTATTGGTAAATTTAGCTCCGAGAAGCATGCGAGGCGTAGAATCGCAAGGTATGATATTATTTGCCGAAAACATGGAAGGCAAGTTAATTTTTGTTACTCCTACAGAGCAAACCGATAATGGAACTGCTGTAAGTTAATTTAATGTTGTTTTTTTATTAAATAATTCCTTACATTTATAGGCAAAAAATTAAGCCTATGAAATTTTTATATTCTCTAATTGCATTTTCTTTTGCCATTACATGTATGCAGGCACAAACTTGTGCTGGCAGATATCAGAGTGATATTTTTACCAATGTAGATGTTACTACTTACGATTATGGCAGTGCCGTTAACATGGCAGGCAATACACAAGTGCTAAAACTTGATTTATATACACCTGTTGGCGATACAGCTACAGACAGACCTGTAGTTATTTTATGCTTTGGAGGGTCGTTTTATGCGGGAAGCAGAACATCTAGCGAATTGGTAACTATAGCAACAAGTTTAGCAAAAAAAGGCTATGTAGCAGCTTCTATAGACTATAGGTTGGCATCAAGTATGTTTGATTTAATAAGTGAAGAAACTATGGTAAAAGTAGTTTTTGGAGCTGTACAAGACGGCAAAGCGGCTATTAGATATTTTAGAAAAAACTTTGACGAAGGCAATTCTTTTGGCATAGATGCCGATCAAATATTTATAGGAGGTACATCTGCCGGAGGTATTCTGGCTATCAACTTAGCTTATGTAGATTCATTAGGTAAATTACCTACAACATGGCAAGATTGGGCATGCGAAATAGGTGGAATGGAAGGTAATAGCGGAAATCCGGGGTATTGTTCTTATGTAAGTGGCGTATTTGGTTTTGCAGGAGCAGTGGGAGACACCTCATATATTAATGCTAATGATGTTCCGTTTTATGGTTGTCATGCTACGGGAGACCAAACCGTACAATACGGATATGGAGCACCACTTAATGGATTGGCACCGGTAAGTTTATATGGTAGTGGCAATATAGGAACCAGATTAAATAATTTGGGTGTTTATAATTGGTTAGATACATACAACGGTTCAGAACATCCGCCTTTTGGCAATGGAGGATTAGCAACTACCAATAGCAATTTAACTTCGTTTTTATATAACATTTTAGATTGCAATCCCAGCAACATGAAAAAAGCATATCAACAAGGATGCTCATCTTTAACAAGTCCAACCTCCCTAAATGAGGTATTGCTTAATCTACCGTTAGATAATGACAGCAGTCAGAGTTATTCTGCCACAGAACTTGTTTGGAATACAATGGAATGCGATTATGCCTACTATGAAATAGAAATAGATACAAATGAATTTTTTACTCAGAATCCCAACATATATAGTAGTACATCTCAAAATTATAACTTATCTAACTTAGAGCCAAACACTACCTATTATTGGCACGTTAGAGGATCAAATGATAATGTTAATTATGATAATTGGAGTGATACGTATAGCTTTAAGACCATTAGTGAACAAAATTTTTATTTGATTTCACCAAGTAATAATTCATTTGGATTGGATTATGATTCTCTTTATTTTGATTGGTCAGATGACTCTAGCAATGTTGATGGTTACGTAATTTATTTAGATACGGTTTCTGATTTTAGTAGTGCTTATGCTCAAATCATTTCTAATGTAAATTCTTCAAATTATGTATTTGATTCTTTAGCATCCGGACAAGATTATTATTGGAAAGTTGTTTCTGTTCAGTCAGATACTTCGGGAGGAACTGTAAATGTTAGTAGTTCAACATGGAAATTTAGAACAAAAGATTTAACAGGCATTGGTGTAATTAATTGCCCACTAGGCCTACCGGGTTGGAATATTTTCCCTAATCCTACAGAGAATGTATTAAATATAGAGTACGAAAACCATGTAATAGACCAATTATATATTTATAATGTAGTAGGAAATCAAGTTTTTGAAACCAAAGGAATAGAAAATAGAGCTACAACAATAGATGTAAGTAATTTTTCAAAAGGTGTTTATTACATAAAAGCATTTACTGAAGGGCAGTGGGTGCAAGATAAGTTTATAGTGAAGTAAATATTTTATACCGATTAGGAATATATAATAGTCCAATCTCAGCTTCGCCTTATTGTACTAAATATATTATACACAATATAAATTAACATATAGTATAATGCCGTTTTGATAGCCGTTTAGAACAAGCATTGGTCTATTACGGATATCCATGCGGTATTGCTCTATCGGTATTTACTATTGTAAAACACAAAATAGATTAGACTATTTTGTGTTAACAATTGGTATAAGATTATACTAACAGAGTTAATTTATAAAGCTTTTAATGAAAAAAATATTTGTTTTTTTTATAAAAAGTAAA is a genomic window containing:
- the metG gene encoding methionine--tRNA ligase is translated as MNNPQRYTITAALPYANGPLHIGHIAGAYLPADIYARYKRLQGNDVAFICGTDEHGAPITIRAKQENASPQEIVDKYHYQMKESFDKLGISFDIFHRTSAELHHKTAQEFFLDLYNKGFFEKKETEQFYDEEFNQFLADRYIKGECPKCGNKEAYGDQCEKCGSTLSPMELINPKSVLSGKKPILKKTAHWYLPLDKDEEWLKKWINEGVLDGEKHHNPEDWKKNVMGQVNSWLNDGLQPRAITRDLEWGVDVPKEVPGHENKKLYVWLDAPIGYISATKQLALEGKIEDWKPYWQDKKTNLIHFIGKDNIVFHTIIFPSILKGKGNYILPVNVPGNEFMNLEGDKISTSRNWAIWVHEIVDEFPQLIDAFRYVICANIPETKDSEFTWNDFQTRVNSELVAALGNFVNRIMVLNKKYYDGVLPNATLSAGVKNNVEEAIGNIKAEIEEKIDAFKFRDALDVLMKLARNANKFLTDYEPWKLIKTDEQTTKEVMYACTQIVANMGILMQVFMPESAKKIFDMLNINAPKWDKLGSLNIVDGGHQLNENQLLFEKIDDEFVVAQIEKLHQSKKTNKKYAPVKDTIQFDDFSKLDIRLGTIIEAEKIKKADRLLKLTVDLGFETRTIVSGIAEHFTPEDVVGKQVQVLVNLAPRSMRGVESQGMILFAENMEGKLIFVTPTEQTDNGTAVS
- a CDS encoding LD-carboxypeptidase, yielding MLKKIPSLKTGDEIAIVSTARKINKDEIAYAIKLFESWGLKVTLGKTIGLAYHQFAGTDQQRAKDFQQMLDNKNIKAIICARGGYGTVRILDFLDFSLFNLNPKWIVGYSDVTILHAHINTYLGYQTLHATMPINFENNTEESINSLKNALFGKTYHINFKTRKESILGSAEGIIVGGNLSILYSILGTKSGINTDNKILFIEDLDEYLYHIDRMMMALKRAGKLSKLKALLVGGMTAMNDNTIPYGKTAEEIVLEHSKEFGYPVIFDVPVGHITDNRALIFGKKVKIECENDKVKIAF
- a CDS encoding T9SS type A sorting domain-containing protein, encoding MKFLYSLIAFSFAITCMQAQTCAGRYQSDIFTNVDVTTYDYGSAVNMAGNTQVLKLDLYTPVGDTATDRPVVILCFGGSFYAGSRTSSELVTIATSLAKKGYVAASIDYRLASSMFDLISEETMVKVVFGAVQDGKAAIRYFRKNFDEGNSFGIDADQIFIGGTSAGGILAINLAYVDSLGKLPTTWQDWACEIGGMEGNSGNPGYCSYVSGVFGFAGAVGDTSYINANDVPFYGCHATGDQTVQYGYGAPLNGLAPVSLYGSGNIGTRLNNLGVYNWLDTYNGSEHPPFGNGGLATTNSNLTSFLYNILDCNPSNMKKAYQQGCSSLTSPTSLNEVLLNLPLDNDSSQSYSATELVWNTMECDYAYYEIEIDTNEFFTQNPNIYSSTSQNYNLSNLEPNTTYYWHVRGSNDNVNYDNWSDTYSFKTISEQNFYLISPSNNSFGLDYDSLYFDWSDDSSNVDGYVIYLDTVSDFSSAYAQIISNVNSSNYVFDSLASGQDYYWKVVSVQSDTSGGTVNVSSSTWKFRTKDLTGIGVINCPLGLPGWNIFPNPTENVLNIEYENHVIDQLYIYNVVGNQVFETKGIENRATTIDVSNFSKGVYYIKAFTEGQWVQDKFIVK